In Malus sylvestris chromosome 15, drMalSylv7.2, whole genome shotgun sequence, a single genomic region encodes these proteins:
- the LOC126604089 gene encoding transcriptional regulatory protein DOT6-like, with translation MASEYNRFHHRHRRHHHHKHHQNLYMHNHQRSTFLPMLCSTPSIKDVSLPKSASVKDDPLSPRISCMGQVKRSNKVNGFPTPLTTHRLLTFSSNPNSKYNIISSPNNHLKYSMLKKLFSGKNLNNPNAAAAATTTTATTNTTTRCSRRQVIVNSNNGGSGPRINKGHDCVANVNLVDLDPPLPVTKRVHKKPAEEQEEEVNSLWKRRSGGVELKGLQLKQIHHPRHLNQPITV, from the coding sequence ATGGCAAGTGAATACAACCGCTTCCATCACCGCcaccgccgccaccaccaccacaagcaCCATCAGAATCTTTATATGCATAATCATCAGAGAAGCACATTCTTGCCCATGCTATGTTCGACACCATCCATCAAAGATGTGAGCCTTCCAAAGTCTGCATCCGTAAAAGATGACCCTTTGTCCCCAAGAATCAGTTGCATGGGCCAAGTGAAAAGAAGCAACAAAGTCAATGGCTTTCCAACCCCTCTCACCACTCACAGACTACTCACCTTCTCCTCCAACCCTAATTCCAAGTACAATATTATCAGCAGCCCCAACAACCACCTCAAGTACTCCATGCTCAAGAAACTCTTCTCTGGCAAAAACCTAAACAACCCTAATGCCGCCGCCGCTGCTACCACCACAACAGCCACTACAAACACCACCACAAGATGTAGTAGAAGGCAAGTGATTGTGAATAGTAACAATGGTGGAAGTGGGCCCAGGATTAATAAAGGTCATGATTGTGTTGCGAACGTTAACCTAGTGGATTTGGATCCTCCTCTGCCTGTGACCAAGAGGGTGCACAAGAAGCCTgctgaagaacaagaagaagaggtGAACAGTCTTTGGAAGAGGAGATCTGGTGGGGTTGAATTGAAAGGTTTGCAGCTTAAACAGATTCACCATCCTAGGCATCTAAATCAACCCATTACTGTTTAA
- the LOC126603370 gene encoding uncharacterized protein LOC126603370 — MTGGRCHEKKMMGRGADGGCGTEERPCPIPRVPPKIPATQPEIPEKSSSSLRIDFFSQAKKALCERSPFDVAEDGSASSLPTTLPRGLASFLSRQSDSRKRHKKSHAGAEKKSSRQSERSRCNNIWVETEDYFRPLTLPDIDALFQVSELSNLASRKCFLIPVVGNVPRRNANENINANGVAVSEDDATGGKLNSVVVKDEIINGGNANDSHVKNENANDGDANDGVVKAECANDGNANSVLVENANENDGNENGVVEDEAKTEKDEHSMEIDCVRASGLPEGGKGSLNSYSPSGVEWLLGYRNKISLTSERPSKKRKVLGADAGLEKVLIASPCDGSSSLCHFCCMGDAGKESNRLIVCSSCKVGVHQKCYGVLEDVDASWLCSWCKQKTDTSDSVKPCVLCSKKGGALKPVLKSVENGGSMDFAHLFCCQWMPEVYIEDIAKMEPIINVGGITETRRKLICNICKVKWGACVRCSHGTCRTSFHPLCAREARQRMEIWGKYGCDNVELRAFCSKHSEVPDNSNSQLVSPTVSADKNSNVSNHLPMALSENKLNKLRIGPTNGDKTAVPPDIVSDKSGDSESQEIVFPVPRLNSGLTSDGGEAQPMIDAGAFERSKEDVNASNSLKFSLILKKLIDSGKVNVKDVALDIGLSPDSLSASLADHTMAPDVQSRIVKWLRDHSNLDLKQKNGKMKLRSAISSITEFGGSDGSEAASLSDSDMADVAVKSVPPRRRTKSSIRILKDKKVISSSEGTCNDNGTLDKIKVDQPIIDEQENLSKASVPDPVEKNLTEANVVQNSLLTHSPRSEGLSSKPLNCSPLQMGQEQLATIPLQGTSVVPELNKSVTEEVPGCYVHPYIENKLLEMQTRVSLENPIYGSSDGVISRMEASSHASVCCNHQNKHPKCCDMICKSDEMNLEQLVKAQEMGVLEMSPEDEVEGELIYYQHRLLNNAIARKHFTDNLVSYVAKSLPLDIDAARRQKWDAVLVNQYLCELREAKKQGRKERRHKEAQAVLAAATAAAAASSRVSSFRKDALDESSHQENVTKLNTSSGRSSFSSQMMPRPKETFPRVAVPRISLEKHSGFVQSVTDFSKEHPRSCDICRRSETLLNPILVCSSCKVAIHLDCYHRTRESAGPWYCELCEELSSSRGAGAPVNFWEKDHFVAECGLCGGKTGAFRKCSDGKWVHAFCAEWIFESTFRRGQVSPIEGMETISKGLDFCVSCRRKCGVCIKCNYGNCQSTFHPSCARSSGFYINVKTVGGKIQHKAYCEKHSVEQRTKAETQKHGTEELENLRKIRVELERVRLLCERIVKREKVKRELLICSHDLLAVRRDHVARSVLVNSPFLPPNVSSESATTSLNDVTVDSTISVKRQRVPITIDNDQKTDDDSSTSQNHSTKSLPERPQLSEKQIPCRASSAATCNLLEDGGWRSKSRKHAETFEKELVMTSDQASMKNMKLPKGYAYVPADCIPNEKQINQDSCSGEQPQGDG; from the exons ATGACCGGAGGCCGATGTCACGAGAAGAAGATGATGGGTAGGGGTGCGGACGGAGGTTGCGGCACCGAGGAGAGGCCTTGCCCAATTCCTAGGGTTCCGCCCAAAATTCCGGCGACTCAGCCGGAAATTCCCGAGAAGTCGTCGAGCTCTTTGAGAATTGATTTTTTCTCACAGGCTAAGAAGGCGTTGTGTGAGCGCTCGCCTTTTGATGTTGCCGAGGACGGCTCAGCTTCGAGCCTGCCCACCACCTTGCCTAGGGGCTTGGCTAGCTTTTTGTCGAGGCAGTCGGACAGTCGGAAGCGGCATAAGAAGTCGCATGCGGGTGCGGAGAAGAAGAGTTCTCGGCAGAGCGAGAGGTCCCGGTGTAATAACATTTGGGTGGAGACTGAGGATTACTTTAGACCCTTGACATTGCCTGATATCGACGCTTTATTTCAGGTATCTGAGCTTAGTAATTTAGCTTCTCGCAAGTGTTTTTTGATTCCGGTTGTTGGAAATGTTCCAAGGCGGAATGCAAATGAGAACATTAATGCAAATGGAGTTGCTGTCAGTGAGGACGATGCAACTGGTGGCAAGTTAAATAGCGTTGTTGTCAAGGATGAGATTATAAATGGGGGGAATGCAAATGATTCCCATGTTAAGAATGAGAATGCAAACGATGGGGATGCTAATGATGGTGTCGTCAAGGCCGAGTGTGCGAATGATGGGAACGCCAATTCAGTTTTAGTTGAAAACGCGAATGAGAATGATGGAAATGAAAATGGGGTTGTCGAAGACGAGGCCAAGACAGAGAAGGATGAGCATTCCATGGAAATTGATTGTGTGAGAGCTTCTGGGTTGCCTGAGGGGGGAAAGGGTAGTTTAAATTCATATTCTCCCAGTGGTGTTGAGTGGCTTTTAGGATACAGGAATAAGATTTCTTTAACATCAGAGCGCCCGTCAAAGAAGCGGAAGGTTCTGGGTGCTGATGCAGGGTTGGAAAAAGTGCTAATAGCCTCTCCATGTGATGGGAGTTCATCTTTATGCCATTTCTGCTGCATGGGTGATGCAGGCAAAGAGTCAAACCGATTGATTGTCTGTAGTTCTTGTAAGGTTGGAGTTCATCAGAAGTGCTATGGAGTGCTAGAGGATGTAGATGCATCATGGTTATGCTCTTGGTGTAAGCAGAAGACGGATACTAGTGATTCAGTCAAGCCTTGTGTGCTTTGCTCAAAGAAGGGTGGCGCTTTAAAGCCGGTTCTTAAGAGTGTTGAAAATGGTGGATCTATGGATTTTGCTCACTTGTTTTGTTGTCAGTGGATGCCTGAGGTTTATATAGAGGACATAGCAAAGATGGAGCCTATCATAAATGTTGGAGGAATAACTGAAACCCGCAGAAAGTTAATATGTAACATATGCAAGGTGAAGTGGGGCGCTTGTGTTCGATGCAGTCATG GAACTTGCAGAACTTCGTTTCATCCATTATGTGCAAGGGAGGCAAGACAGAGAATGGAAATTTGGGGAAAATATGGGTGCGATAAT GTTGAGCTGAGGGCATTTTGTTCAAAGCACTCAGAAGTACCAGATAACAGCAACAGTCAATTGGTATCTCCCACTGTCTCAGCTGACAAGAACTCAAATGTCTCCAACCATCTTCCGATGGCATTGTCGGAAAACAAATTAAACAAGTTAAGGATTGGCCCTACAAATGGTGATAAAACTGCAGTCCCTCCAGATATTGTTTCTGACAAATCGGGTGATAGTGAATCACAGGAGATAGTGTTTCCTGTTCCAAGATTAAATTCTGGGCTGACATCAGATGGTGGTGAAGCACAGCCGATGATTGATGCAGGGGCATTTGAGAGAAGCAAAGAGGATGTTAATGCATCTAATTCCCTTAAATTTTCTCTGATTTTGAAGAAG CTGATTGATAGTGGAAAAGTTAATGTGAAGGATGTGGCATTGGACATTGGCCTCTCACCTGATTCCTTATCTGCTTCACTTGCT GATCATACCATGGCGCCTGATGTGCAAAGCAGAATAGTTAAATGGCTTAGAGACCATTCTAACTTGGATTTAAAGCAGAAAAATGGGAAAATGAAATTGAGATCAGCAATTTCATCCATAACTGAGTTTGGGGGTTCTGATGGTTCTGAAGCTGCTTCATTATCAGATTCTGATATGGCAGATGTAGCTGTTAAGTCAGTACCCCCACGGAGAAGAACCAAAAGTAGTATTAGGATTTTGAAGGATAAAAAAGTAATAAGCTCATCCGAGGGGACCTGTAATGACAATGGCACATTGGACAAGATTAAGGTTGATCAACCCATCATTGATGAACAGGAAAATTTAAGTAAAGCGTCTGTTCCTGATCCTGTTGAGAAG AATCTGACGGAGGCCAATGTGGTTCAAAATTCTTTGCTGACACATTCACCCAGATCAGAAG GTCTTTCATCTAAACCCTTGAATTGCAGCCCTTTGCAAATGGGTCAAGAGCAGTTGGCTACTATTCCTTTGCAGGGCACCTCAGTCGTTCCTGAATTgaa TAAATCTGTGACTGAAGAAGTTCCTGGTTGTTATGTCCATCCGTAtattgaaaataagttgttgGAGATGCAGACCAGGGTGTCCTTAGAAAATCCAATATACG GTTCAAGTGATGGAGTAATCTCACGTATGGAGGCATCTTCTCATGCCAGTGTTTGCTGTAATCACCAAAATAAGCATCCAAAATGCTGTGATATGATATGTAAGTCTGATGAGATGAATCTAGAACAGTTGGTAAAGGCTCAAGAAATGGGAGTTCTAGAAATGTCTCCAGAGGATGAAGTGGAAGGAGAACTCATTTATTACCAGCATAGGTTGCTCAACAATGCAATTGCAAGAAAGCATTTTACTG ATAATTTAGTATCTTATGTTGCAAAGAGTCTTCCATTGGACATTGATGCAGCACGGAGGCAAAAATGGGATGCTGTACTTGTTAACCAGTATCTTTGTGAGCTTAGGGAGGCAAAGAAGCAGGGTAGGAAGGAGAGACGGCATAAAGAAGCCCAGGCTGTGCTAGCAGCTGCAACTGCTGCTGCTGCAGCCTCTTCTAGGGTTTCATCATTTAGGAAAGATGCCCTTGACGAATCTTCCCATCAGGAG AATGTGACGAAGTTGAATACTTCTAGTGGGAGGTCCAGTTTTTCCTCACAGATGATGCCGCGGCCGAAAGAGACATTTCCGAGAGTGGCTGTTCCCAGGATTTCGTTGGAAAAACACTCTGGTTTTGTTCAATCAGTCACTGATTTTTCCAAAGAACATCCTAGATCTTGTGACATCTGCAGACGTTCTGAAACGTTGTTAAACCCGATCTTAGTCTGTTCTAGTTGCAAG GTTGCCATTCACTTGGATTGCTATCATAGAACTAGAGAATCCGCAGGTCCATGGTATTGTGAATTATGTGAAGAACTGTCATCATCTCGTGGAGCTGGTGCACCTGTCAATTTTTGGGAGAAAGATCATTTTGTTGCAGAATGTGGTTTATGTGGTGGAAAAACAGGTGCATTTAGGAAGTGTTCTGATGGTAAATGGGTTCATGCCTTCTGTGCCGAG TGGATCTTCGAGTCAACATTCCGAAGGGGGCAAGTATCTCCCATTGAGGGAATG GAGACGATTTCTAAGGGGCTGGATTTTTGTGTTAGCTGCCGACGCAAATGTGGTGTCTGTATAAAA TGTAACTATGGCAATTGTCAGTCAACATTTCATCCCTCATGTGCTAGAAGTTCTGGTTTTTACATAAATGTGAAAACTGTCGGTGGAAAGATCCAACACAAGGCATACTGTGAAAAGCATAGTGTTGAGCAGAGGACAAAG GCTGAAACACAAAAACATGGAACTGAGGAGTTAGAGAACCTCAGGAAAATCAGA GTTGAACTAGAGAGGGTACGCCTACTTTGTGAAAGAATCGTCAAACGAGAAAAAGTAAAG AGGGAACTGCTCATTTGTTCACATGACCTTCTTGCTGTGAGGAGAGATCACGTTGCTCGGTCCGTGCTTGTTAATAGTCCTTTCTTGCCACCTAATGTTAGTTCTGAATCAGCTACAACATCTCTTAATGACGTGACTGTGGATAGTACAATTTCTGTGAAGCGGCAAAGAGTTCCTATAACTATTGACAACGACCAGAAAACAGATGATGACAGCTCCACATCGCAAAACCATTCTACCAAAAGCCTTCCGGAGAGGCCACAACTTTCTGAGAAACAGATTCCATGCAGAGCTTCAAGTGCTGCCACCTGTAATCTTTTGGAagatggaggatggaggtcaaaATCTAGGAAG CATGCTGAGACATTTGAGAAAGAACTGGTAATGACATCGGATCAAGCATcgatgaaaaatatgaaattaccGAAAGGATATGCATATGTTCCTGCTGATTGCATTCCCAACGAGAAGCAGATCAACCAGGATTCTTGTTCTGGTGAACAACCGCAAGGAGATGGGTAG
- the LOC126604087 gene encoding histone acetyltransferase of the MYST family 1-like: MGSIGTPPSAENASATTNPATAACDADRKPQAGDGYQPLANEMTPESEFMKKRKSSMLPLEVGTRVMCRWRDNKYHPVKVIERRRVHCGGPNDYEYYVHYTEFNRRLDEWVKLDQLDLDSVEAVVDEKVEDKVTSLKMTRHQKRKIDETHVEGHEELDAASLREHEEFTKVKNIATIELGRYEIETWYFSPFPPEYNDSLKLYFCEFCLNFMKRKEQLQRHMRKCDLKHPPGDEIYRSGTLSMFEVDGKKNKVYGQNLCYLAKLFLDHKTLYYDVDLFLFYILCECDDRGCHMVGYFSKEKHSEESYNLACILTLPPYQRKGYGKFLIAFSYELSKKEGKVGTPERPLSDLGLLSYRGYWTRVLLDILKKHKGNISIKELSDMTAIKAEDILNTLQSLELIQYRKGQHVICADPKVLDRHLKAAGRGGLEVDVSKLIWTPYKEQG, from the exons ATGGGTTCGATAGGAACACCGCCTAGTGCGGAGAACGCCTCTGCCACCACTAACCCGGCCACCGCCGCATGCGACGCCGATAGAAAGCCTCAGGCCGGCGATGGATACCAACCTTTGGCCAACGAAATGACGCCGGAGTCGGAATTTATGAAAAAGCGCAAGTCGTCGATGCTTCCTTTGGAAGTCGGCACGCGCGTCATGTGCCGGTGGAGGGACAACAAGTACCACCCCGTGAAGGTCATCGAACGACGGAGAGTGCATTGCGGTGGGCCCAACGACTACGAGTATTACGTCCACTACACTGAGT TCAATAGGAGGCTTGATGAGTGGGTGAAACTTGACCAACTAGATCTTGATTCAGTAGAGGCTGTAGTTGATGAGAAAGTGGAGGACAAG GTTACAAGCTTGAAAATGACTCGTCATCAGAAGCGGAAGATCGACGAGACACATGTAGAG GGCCATGAGGAACTTGATGCTGCCAGCTTGCGTGAACATGAAGAGTTTAcaaaagtgaaaaatatagCAACCATAGAACTTGGAAGATATGAAATTGAGACATGGTACTTCTCCCCCTTTCCACCAGAATATAATGACTCTTTGAAGCTGTACTTTTGTGAGTTCTGCCTCAATTTCATGAAGCGCAAAGAACAGCTTCAAAGGCATATG AGGAAATGCGATCTCAAGCATCCCCCTGGTGATGAGATATACCGAAGTGGTACACTTTCTATGTTTGAG GTTGATGGAAAAAAGAACAAGGTTTATGGGCAGAATCTTTGTTATTTGGCGAAATTGTTTCTTGATCACAAGACCCTGTATTATGATGTTGACCTctttctgttttatattttatgtGAATGTGATGATCGTGGATGCCATATGGTTGGATATTTTTCCAAG GAAAAACATTCAGAGGAATCTTATAACTTGGCATGTATACTCACCCTTCCTCCATATCAAAGAAAAGGCTATGGAAAATTTTTGATTGCCTTTT CATATGAACTCTCAAAGAAAGAAGGTAAAGTTGGCACGCCTGAAAGACCCCTCTCTGACCTAGGATTGCTGAGTTATAGAGGGTACTGGACCCGGGTGCTTCTCGACATCTTGAAAAAGCACAAGGGAAATATTTCAATCAAG GAGCTTAGTGACATGACAGCCATCAAGGCAGAGGATATATTGAACACCCTTCAGAGTCTTGAATTGATACAGTACAGGAAAGGGCAGCATGTCATCTGTGCAGACCCAAAGGTCCTGGATCGGCATCTAAAAGCAGCCGGTCGTGGGGGCCTCGAAGTCGATGTTAGCAAACTGATCTGGACGCCATATAAAGAACAAGGGTGA